The Bos taurus isolate L1 Dominette 01449 registration number 42190680 breed Hereford chromosome 16, ARS-UCD2.0, whole genome shotgun sequence genome includes the window GTGGGATCtggacatttgggttttttcaACTTTCCGGGTGGTTCCACTGAACAGCCAAGGGGGAGAGCTTCTGTCTTAGACCACTGTCTTAGACCATCTTTTTTCAAAGTATGGTTCACAAGCCACTACGTACCTGGGAacttattaaaaatgcagatttttgaGTTCCACCCCAGATCTATCAGATCAGCATCTCTGGGTGTGGAAGCTGGGAATTAGCAATTGTAACAGGCTTTCTGGGTAACCCCTGCACATCCTCAGGTTTCATAATAGATGCTGCTCGGGGATCCTTCCTCACCCCAGAGGTGCCCAGAGCTCTGAAGGGTTGTCATTGATGATGTTGTATTTGGTTTAGCGAGGGCGACAGGAAATCTCACACCAGCCCCCAAATCGGTTACGACTCATGTGGGGCTGAAAGGCCACTCAGGGAGGAGAGCAGCCCTAAACGTCACAGCTCTGCCCGGCCCACTGCACGGCTTGCGCCCGGAAGGCAGGCCACAGCACAAGCCCGGCACAAGGCGCCAAGGAAGACGGCAAATGGGAGAAGTGGCCCCTGGGGATGCCCCCCTaaggaggcagaggagggctTGTGAAGAGGGCAGGGGAGCGGGCGGGACAGGGTGATGGGGAAGGTCAAGGATGAGGTATGCTCGGATATTGCTCTAGATGTTGTAAACATTTCTCTTTGTTTCGTCACAGACCAGAATCTGGGTTGGCATGACCAAAGTGCCTGAAAGAAGCATCAGAGCAGAGAGCCCTGTGCCACTTGTGGGAAGCAGAACATAAAGGGTGTGAGGAAAGCTCCACCCATGGGAAGATCATCTCTGTGGTGTACTAGTCTAGTGCTCTtaattgtctctctctctctctctcacacacacacactctctctctctccatgggaGTACCATAAACATAGCTATCACGTTCCTCTACATACAAACACAAACCCACCCACCCTTCACTTAGTGGCAAATTTCGGGATACCCAAGCTGGGTCCGTCACACCTCCCCATCGTGGGAGGAAGTCACCAGGCTCCATGACATCACCATCTGCTGCCTTCCTTCCACCAGTAGTTTGGGAAGAACCCTAGGCTCCCCGGTACAACAGTCTTGTTCAGACTTTTCTCCTGGGGACAGTGGAAGTGGTAAAAAGGCCCCTCTTAGAACGTTTCATGTTTCTGTAACTCAGTGCTGTTCCAATTTACATGCCCTTCATGTTCGACAGTAGAGTTGGCAGCAGATGCACGTTTTGTATGTAAACAACGTTGGAAATACCCTGTTTGAGAATTTGATCATTAAATTAATTCTGGCAGCGTAAGCTAAGGATGGTTTTTCACCAATGAGGACGGGGGAATACTACCCGATCTAACTAGGAACACCCACATAAGGCTGCAGAGTTCTTGAACATGAAATTCCACAGGTCTCTTCAGGAGTCCTGTGTTCTCTCTCTCCTTGATGGTTTATACAGACACATCAACTCTCATTCACAAATGCTCATAGATACACAGCAGGGCAGCGGACCCTAACAGCCAGTGGGACTCAAGAGCCTTCTTGGCCTGTTGTAGCTGTAGCCGAGGAAGGAAGAGATTCATGAAGCTGCTGGACGAGAATGCAAACGTGGAATACCCTCACATTTAAAGAGGCCCATCCTTCCCCCAGGACGAGACAGCTTCCACCAAGGCCTCAGTCACCTGTGCTGCAGAACCCACACCTGTGTGGCTTCATTTAGTCCAGCTGAaagctttggaactctgcactgaATCCAAATCCATCGGCTGTCAATCACCCCGAGTGACCTCCAGCCCGTTCTCTCTGATTCAGTCTACCAAGAGACCAgcacctcccaggctcctcttccactttctggTCTCTCTGCTGAGGCTCCATCTCCCTGGCACCACAGTCTTGGGCCAAAGTCAGCTTCTTCCTGGGCAGCCAGAAAAAGGTTTCCTGCATCTCACTCACCATCCAAGGAAGAGTTTCCTGATGTACTTCCAAGAGCAGCACCAGGGTACCATGAAGTCACCTTGAAGGAAGGTTCTCCATAAACCAGATGTTCACAGTCATCTTCTCAGCTTCACTTTCGCTTCCATTTTCAATCCCAAAACATCAAGAAGGAAGCGGCTGATCAGCCAAGATGGCCCTCATGAGAGGGACCTTTCTAAGAAAGCATACTCCCAGGAAGCAAGCTGGAAAGAGAGTGACAGCCTAAGTTCCCATTCTCCCCCATCAGAATTACATGACCTGCATGGAGTGgggaagagggagagacagggaAAGTATTAGGCACATGAGAGCTGTCCATGCTAGGGGAATTCACCTCCCTTTACCAAGCCGTCCATCATTCTACGGGGTCAGTGATGTGTGATGCCACAGGGAGGTGAGGACAGAGTGTACATTAAGCAACAGAGAGGTTATATGGTGCCCCGCTGCCCAAAAGTCTACTGGTGCTACATTCCCTGCTCATTCAACTTCTGGAAAACTTCTTGGTAGAACTGAGGAAGACTTGCAAGCTGTCTATTTCTCAATAGCAGCTCTATATCAGAAGTGATGAAGGACGTCTCCCAAGATCCTTCCTGGATTTGCAAGTGTATAGGAGTCTTGTGAATTTCCTAGGTTGGGATGGGCAGTGATCACGGCCTTTCATACTGGTCCTATGGAAATGGAAGAAATAGCCAACTTCATGGAGTTTGTCCCTTTCCTCAGAGGCCACCTGTCAGTGACAGTGCGGAAAACCCCAGATAACACTGAGGTCTCAGCACCCAGGACTGGCCATTACATTATGACAGCAAATCACAAATGTGATCCTGAGTCTTCCAGCCCTTCTTCACAGGGGTCTAGGAGAAGTTCAAAGAGTCAGGAATCCTAAATGAGGAGCGTGTGGAAGTGGTGGAAATTGCCTTTGCATTATTTACAGATTAGCCCAGCACAGCAAATCTCCCTTCTTGGTGGAGATGACCCAAGGCCTTATGAAGAGCAAGTTGCCAACCCAAAGAAGGGTGACAAAGTACTACCACTAACCAAGACACAAACACGGGTAAAGGGGGCAGGACAGAGTCCGAGCTCCGGCGGCTGATCAGACTTTGGGATGGCTCTTCATCCGTTCCTCACTCCTGGCCTTCCAACCTAATCGCCACTGCTTTTGAACACCTATGACACGTCACATTAGAATATGGTCTTGGCAGCAAGGGGAAGGGGAAGCCAGTGATCTCCAAGAGTCCCCATCTGAGTTCTAACTGAGCCGCCTCTGGCTTTGGGACAGCAAATCTAAGTACATTTTGGACCTCAGGAACCGGGGGTAAGAGTCTTTCTCCATGAGACTGTGTACTTTGCCCTGGGCTTGGTCAAAACAAGTCAGGGATGGCTCTTGCATGTTCTTCCTCGTGGCTTCTCGGGTCTGGAAGTCTATGTTTACCTGGAGACACAAGCAGAGAACATCATCACAGGCCCTCAAGGGCCAAGGCACCTGGCAGTTGGTCCTACTTAATAATTATTCATGACAGCATCTTAAATACATTAAGCTTATTCATACTTTTCAAACTGCTTTCATGAAAGTCATCCCTTTTGATCCCAGGAAGAGTCCTGTAAGGTCTAAAGACCAGATATGCTTCATTCCAATTTATAAAGATACTGAAGAAATGAGTTATCAAAAAGCTGGTCtatggagtaggacatggcagcccactccagtattcttgcctggaaaattccactggcagaggagcctggtgggataactacagtccatggggtcataaagagtcacacacaactgagtgactgaacactctTCTTTCCCACTCACTCCCCCATTTTTATTCCCTGTTGCTATTAAAATTTAGTGcgtaatcttaaaaaaagaaaaaaagctggtCTAACGTACTATGGAAAGTTAGTAACAGTCAAGGTAAAAAAGCCCAAATTACTCAACCCTCAATCCAGAGGTCTTCCCAATGTCAGGCCAAGAGTTAAACCAGAGACTAGCATTAATGTGGGTTCCCTAAAGTAAACTTGACCGTTTGTCCTTTCTCAGCTAAGGAAACAAACGCCCTGGGGAGAAAGACTATGTTAAGAATGTACATCTCTCATCCAACCAACATTTATAAGAAGCCTGCTGTATCCTGGCCATTGGCCAAAGACCTCCTGAGTCCCAAGTCAAAGCATAATTGAAGAGTTCTACATACATAACGCGTCTAAATTCATAGAgagcaaatatttttcttctataaCACCCTCCCAGGTAAAACCCTGTTTTATAACTCAGAATAGCAGTACATAGAAATTCATATTACCATTATAAGtaattataataaatgaaatacCATAAAATAATATAAGTGAATGTAATCACTCATTAATAAGCAATGGCAAATATTGGCTAGGTGTTGGACCCCTAATACTCACAGTAGTCTTGAAAGGGAGGTGATATTATACCCTTTTACACTGGGGAAAATGTGATTCAGAGAAACATGGTAAGTtgaccaagatcacacagcaagtaagTGGTGGAGCTAATGTTGCAACAAGATTCCAAAGTACATGCTCATTCCATTAAGCCATGCTGCCTTCCTTTAGGAAAACTAACATGGATTTATTGGCATCTATCTTGCAGAATCCCTATAGAAACACAGTTCCTGCTGGCACATATTGAACTGACAGACAGCTAAAATACTCCTAATAGAGCTCCTTTTTATAGAATCCCTGGGCTCCGCACCTTAAAAGTGATCCCTTTTTTCATCAAGAGCCATCAGAGCAGTGAGGCTCAGTACAGAAGAAAGTCCCCGTCAAACCTGGCTCAAACCCCTTCAAAGAGAGAGGGTTATGGATGGAGGTCTGACAAGACCCCACCGCCAACGCACCTCCCGCGGAGCCTGCACATCCACAAACTCCTCAAAGATTCTATGGGCCTTGGAGACCAGTTTGGCGGTTGACCTGGTCTTCTTGAACTCCTCACAGGCCAACCAGAACTCCAGGTTCTCTTCACTGAACTCCGTCTTCAGGAAGGCGCGGAAGGCAGCCACTCCATCTGTGGATGTGGAGGGGtgtggaaaggaagagaaataggGAGAGGCTTCAGTTCAAGAActgcagaagaaagaaagaaaggtggtCAGAATGCAAGAGTGGCCCTAGCTAGGCCACTGTCCAGCCCCCATTGATCCTCCTCCACATCCTCTTGAAGATTCTCTTCTCTTAAACACACAGGCACCTCAGAGGTGGGCCGTGCTCCTCATTAGAGGATCAGCCCTCAGTGGTCACTGCCTGTCCCGTAAGGCAGAGTTAGCTATCCCCTGGGTCTACTGGTGAGCCTGTGTTTCTAATGAGGCCAAAGTAATATATGGAATTCGTTCTCACCCAATCCAAGTCAACCAACCTGAAAAAAACAATCTGTCACAAGACAAATTGGGTGGGTCAGGGTGTGTGAATGTCTCAGGGCAAATCCTCTACTAATATCAGAAAAATGTCTGAAAGTAAACACCCCACTGCCATGAAGTCAGAAAAACCATCCTATTATATGGAAGGGGTGCTCAGCCTCTTTTTACAAACTTTTGAGGTCCCATACCTTAATGATTAATTACATggatcctttatttttaaaaagcttgccTATCAAATGATATGTTTTAATTAAGATCAATTATAACTTTTCTACCAAATGATTTAATGATTAACAtatcctttcatttttcttaattaatgtCACGCATATTGCCAAATGGAGCTTCTGATCAGAATAAGATGGGTAGGGTTATCACACAGATTTGGAAAAAGAAACATTAGCCTATGCATTGGGCTGATGTTTTCATCTTAAAAGAGTTTTTATAAAGTATCCTAACCCTTAACACACACTCCTTAAATCAAATAAGACCTATCACTTTCTACCAACTGTCCCCAGAGAAAGGGCAGATTCAACTGAAAACAAAGGAGAGACTGCATTTCGTAAAAAATGATTCTGGCTAGAATGTgtcatttcttttctaaaatttactAGAAGGACAATATGTTAACAAGTttttattcactcttttttttcagtttttagttgttttttcaattggattttttttattatatagtattatatatagtatatagtattataatttctttattatagttggctttacaatgctgtgttcgtttctgctgttcagcaaaatgaatcagccgcacatatacatatatcccctcttccttggattttcttcccatttaggtcaccacagagcactgagtacaaGTTTCAGTGGTCTACAGTCtgttctcattagtcatctatcttatacatgttgttgtttagtcactaaattgtgtcaaactctatgaccccacagactgtagccactaggatcctctgtccatgtgatttcccagattcaagattactggagtgggttgcccctgccttctccaggggatctttctaactcagggatcaaacccacatctcctactctcctgcactggcaggcagattctttatccctgagccaccagagaagtccaattttatacatagtagtatatatatatacacataccactTGAAATCTCCCAGTTCATTTCACACCCACTTCCCCCACTGGTACCCGTGGACTCCCCTGAGCAGCCTAGGTCCACGCACATGTACCAGGACTGGCCACTGCCCAGCTTCATTCCATGGACCGGCGGCACCACCCACGTGGGtgacattttaaatgtttgttttaatttcctgaaacatttttatttctaattaaaacGTCTATTTCAAAATAGACATCTTATTGCCCGCATTAGAACCGTAGTTATAAAAAcccaaacttttaattttaagagCCAGGAACTTGGGAGAGAAAAGGGTTTCGATGAAACTCTCAAACCTAAACCTTAAATCACAAAGAAATCTAAGTTTGGGGGCCTGAGCTTAAAGTGTTAAACAAAGGTAGGGTTGGCCATGACGTTTATCACCCTAGCCAGGACATTTCTGAGAGTGAAGGGGACCACTTCTGTTAATTACACAGGAAGAACGGGCATACACCATGACCACCATAGCCAAAAACCAGGACACACGGTCACCTTAACAGTAAGACAAGGAGACTGGAGAAAGTAGGACATGATATAAGGTTGTTTTGCATCAGGCAGGATGGAAATAAAACTGTTGCTGTGCCAGGCAGGAGGAAAGTAACTCACAGTTTAGATCCATATAAGAGGCCGCTCAGGGCTCCACGCACCCTTATACCTGCCTTGGGTTCAAAGCCCTGAGAGGAGGGAACAGAAATGCGAGATAAACTGAGGATCAGTGTACGTGTGAAACAGTGGCCTGGCAATGATTAGGCAGAAAGAGAGTCTAAAAATCATTCATTCGActcaacaactttttaaaaaacctactTATGTACAAAGTACTATTCAAAGTCTTGGGATACGTTAGAGAACGAATCATAAAATTCCTGTCCATGATATCCCTTGTGGGTGCTCTCTTTGCCATGTCTTGTCTCCTCCAAGGTCTCAAAGAGGCGTTCAACAGGTTTCCATACCCACCTGCTGCCGTGGGAGCCTCTGAGGGGACTCAGTGCCTGTGAGAGGCGAGGGGTGGGCGGTGGGggtctgctccagcaaagcgacCTCGGAGCAGAGATCAGTCCACATGTGACCAGAGCCAGGGACCCTGTCCATGGCGTGGGGAGGACGCAGGCCAGAGGCCCTGTCCTTGTGCCTTCCCACTGTGGTCAGGGTATGGAAGGAAAAAGTTGGGGGGACCCTAAAACACTGCAATGATCTAAAGGAGCAAATGTGAAGAGACTCAGAAGAGTGACTAGGAAGGGCCtgggttttttctcttttttaattggagtctaattgttttacaatgttgtgttagttgctacTATACACTGAagagaatcagctatatgtataactaagtcccctccctcccgaacctccttcccacccccccccccccttctAGGCcctcacagagcaccaagttccCAGTGCTAGACAGCCCGTTCCTTCTGGCTATTTTACATCTGgtagaaggaaacggcaacccactccagtgttcttgactggagaatcccagggacgggggagcctggtgggctgccgtctatggggacacgactgaagtgacttagcagcagcagtgtatatatgtcaaggcTACTCTCTCAAGAGCCTATTGTTTTTAAACCAGAAGAGGATAAATTCTTCGAATTGAAAAGTTTGTGGCTCCTGTtagattttgttttgcttctcaTCAAGCAAGAACAGGTGCTTGTGAGCGAGCAGAGATAAAGAAAATTACCTCTCCGCCTTCCTCAATGGTATCAGTGAGAATCGCCCTCCCAGGGAAACTTTCTGGCCTCATACTACCCAAGGTACAGACCTTATCTCCTTGCATCAGAGCTCagctttgctgggtctttgtgtgGATTAAAGGAGATAATACTTGCAAAGTATTCTCAGGATCATTGCTTTACTTCTCTCCACTTTATCGATGAGGAAATGGATGCTTAGAGAAAGTGGCTAGACTGAGTTCACACAAGTAATAACACGCAGCGTTAAAAAATATAAGATAGGTGAACTTCCAATCTAATACAGCAGTAATGCCATCTCTACccgttcattcatttattcttgcaCCCATTATGCGACCCAGGCATTCTGCTAGGAGCCTGGGCAAAAAACATAAGCACAGTTAAGCGCTCACAGAACTTGCAGTAAAAGAGCAATTTGAGCCAAGATAACATAATTATGGTAATTATGGTATAGATGATAAGTGATATGATAGGGAAAGCGTAGGTTGCTGTGAAAGTACCCAGGAAGGGTGCCTGTGCCAGAGCTGAGGAGAAGAGGGAAGTCTTGCAGGAGGAAGAAGCTTCTAGGCTGAGATGTGAAGCTGAGAAGGAAGTTAAGTGAAagcaggaggggaagagggagaagagactggcaggAAAGGCGAGTCACACAAGCAGAGGCCTACAGTTAAGAAACGTTGTTAGAGTAACCAGAAATAGTTAAGACTAATGTTTACTACTAATAATAATGCTAAAATTATTGAGCCTACTTAGAAGATAcactgcagaaggcaatggcaccccactccagtactcttgcctggaaaatcccatggacggaggagcctggtaggctgcagtccatggggtcgctaagagtcggacacgattgagcgacttcactttcacttttcactttcatgcattggagaaggaaatggcaacccactccagtattcttgcctggagaatcccagggacgacagagcctggtgggctgccgtctatggggtcacacagagtcggacacgactgaagcgacttagcatagcatagcatagcatagaagaTACACACACATCAAGAGGCCTGTGAAAGAGCCAGAGAGAGAAGTGCTGCAAAGAAGCCAGTTCTGACCCCAcattggaactgtttctttgacttgctttttgttgcttttattattataaccCTACAGAATGATCTGCCTCGGAGAATCCTGCCCTTCTGCCTGATTGTTTAAAATGCATTTGTTCAGAACCTCCTCCACCTGtgaatggcaggaaggaagaaattaacacatcccctgcctgaggcttgcatTTCTGGGAGatgtttgcaagattaatggactttttgctttgcttcctcacctcccccatcTCTGCTCTGTAAAAGAGCCTGGCTTCCAGATCACCTGCCCGCAATTATAAGATGGTCATTTTGAAGTGCTAGACTGCCATCTTCTCTGTCAGCCAGCTCTCCAACTAAcgtctcttccttgcctcaacccCCGACTCTCGGGTTCATTTTCCTGTCGTGATGTGCAGAGCAAACTTGCACTTGGTAACAGAAGGATGACACAGCCCTCCAAAGGCCTGGGGAGTCAACATTTCAGAGGGAAGGCAGCCACCATGTCCAGTGCTGCCCAGAGATCAAGCTAGATATGGTCTGAGAAGCAGTGGTTGTTAGACTCAGCAGCAAGATTCAGCAACCATTGGCAGGAAGGGTGACTGTGGTGTGATGAGAGCCCTAGTCATACTGTGGTTAAGTACAGGGGTGAGTGAGAGGGGAGGAAGTTGAAACAATGAATTTAGATGCCTCTTCCAAGAAAGGGAGCAGAGAGATCAGAGGGCATATCTGGAGAGAAAGAGCATAGCTGGAAGTCAGGAAAGAGCTCTggggtgtgtctgtctgtctgtctgtctgttggGGTTTTGGTAAGATAGCctcggtggtggtttagtagctaagtcatgtttgactcttgagacccccgtagactggagccctccaggctcctctgtccatgggatttcccaggcaagaatactggagtgggctgccatttccttctccaagatagcCTTGGGTATGATTAAATGTTGATCTGGCCAGAAAATACTTGTTGAGCAGGAGGAATTGAAGCTAACGAAAAGAAAGAGTTTaattgaggggacttccctggtggcccagtgtttaagaatctatcctccagtgcaggagacatgggttcaacccctggtcagggaactaagattccacatgccgcaactaaggagACGCCTGCATATCGCAATGAAgatcccatgcactgcaactaagatctgatgcaatctaaataaataattttttaaaagaaagtgttTAATTGATAAAATGTTGTCTCcaggaaggcaggagaaaggccATGTTAGgatagagagaaagaagaaaagctgtgTGTGGATGCAGGGAAGTCTGTAGTTTGGACGCAGGATACAGAAGGAGGTCCTATCTGATGTTAGCTGGAAAAGTGGTACGAACTGAAGATAAGTTTCTTACTTATTTATCTAGGGTCTGCGGCAGAGAGTTTTATGTATTTACTCCACACCATGCTTTGGGCTAGAGATTTCACACACAGCAGCTCATTGTACTTTCACAGCAGTGCTGACCCATAGATAGCACAAATGACCCACTCCATTTTCCACATTAAAACATACGGAAGTCAGATAAACTTCCCAGTCACACAGTTGGTAAGAACAGCCAAGTTTCCCTACCGTCCATATGGCTCCA containing:
- the RGS8 gene encoding regulator of G-protein signaling 8 yields the protein MAALLMPRRNKGMRTRLGCLSHKSDSCSDFTAILPDKPNRALKRLSTEEATRWADSFDVLLSHKYGVAAFRAFLKTEFSEENLEFWLACEEFKKTRSTAKLVSKAHRIFEEFVDVQAPREVNIDFQTREATRKNMQEPSLTCFDQAQGKVHSLMEKDSYPRFLRSKMYLDLLSQSQRRLS